From the Flavobacterium gyeonganense genome, the window TGTCTTTGGTTACTTTTTCGTTGCCATTTACTATGTTTCCTGTTACATATGCCCTCCCAAAAACCATATAAGGTAATTTGCTTCTTCCTGATTCCGGTTTTAAGATTCTGTAACTGATTGGTTCATTTAAATTCGTTACCGGACCTGGTTTGTAAAAGTTGTTGATGATATTATAGTTCGCAGTATAATCACCTCCATCTGTTGACCTGTTGTACCAGTTGAAAACAACGTTGTTAACAAAATTGAAAATTCCGTTCCAGCCGATAGAAGGATTTCTGCCTGCATTGTTAGCCCACATATTTCTCATAAAAGAGCAGTTTTCTCCCCCAAAGTACTTCCGAAAGCGTGGTTGTACGTATCCAATGCTTCTCCGAATAAACTATTTTGAATAGTAATGTTTACCGTTCCTACTTTAACTTCCGGATAACCAGCACCAGGATTATACATGTGACGATACATAGACATATTTTCATCTAATCCCCAGGTTGCAGAAACGTGGTCGATCATAATATTACCGACAGGATTTCCTCCGATAGCATCATCACGACGGCCTACAAAAGTTTCTCCCCTGCGGAAACGCATATGTCTGATAATTACATCATGCGTATCGATCCAAACCGATTCACCGGCTACACAGATCCCATCTCCAGGAGCAGTTTGTCCCGCAATGGTAATGTAAGGTGCACGAATAATTAATGGACTTTTAATTCTAATGATTCCTGATACGTTGAATACTACGATTCTGGCACCGCCCTGTTCGCACGCCTCACGCAAAGTTCCCGGTCCTCGGTCTTCTAAGCTCGTTACTACATATACATTTCCGCCACGACCTCCAAAAGTGTACATACCTCCTCCTTCAGCTCCTGGAAAAGCAGGTATAGACGCCTGTGGTAAATCTGTTGGCCTTGATGCCCATGGAATAAAAGGCTTGCCGTGTTTCGCTTCTTCTTCAATTACAACTAATGCTTTTTCCCATGCTTCGTCTGAAAGTCTGTTAGCCTCCGTGATAATTGCAT encodes:
- a CDS encoding pectate lyase family protein, with amino-acid sequence MKNSALFVLPFLLLGSIKCFAQYPKISPEIKAQQDAIITEANRLSDEAWEKALVVIEEEAKHGKPFIPWASRPTDLPQASIPAFPGAEGGGMYTFGGRGGNVYVVTSLEDRGPGTLREACEQGGARIVVFNVSGIIRIKSPLIIRAPYITIAGQTAPGDGICVAGESVWIDTHDVIIRHMRFRRGETFVGRRDDAIGGNPVGNIMIDHVSATWGLDENMSMYRHMYNPGAGYPEVKVGTVNITIQNSLFGEALDTYNHAFGSTLGEKTALL